The Desulfovibrio sp. UIB00 DNA window CAAAGCCCCCGGGGCAGTCGGCCCTTACAGCCAGGGCATCAAGACCGGCAACATGTTCTTCTTTTCCGGCCAGATTCCCATTGATCCCGCCATCGGCAAGCTGGTGGAAGGCGATGTGAGCGCTCAGGCGGAACAGGCCTGCAAAAACGTTATGGCATTGCTGGAGTCTCAGGGCCTGACCGCCGCCAATGTGGTCAAAACCACCGTATTCATCACCGATATGGGCAACTTTGCGGCTGTCAACGACGTGTACAAAAAGTATTTCACTGCTCCCTGCCCCGCGCGTTCATGCGTTGAGGTCAGCAAGCTGCCGCTTGGCGCGCAGGTTGAAATTGAGGCCATTGCCACGCTGTAATTTTCAGCGGCAACACGGGCGGCATGCCCCGGCATTCAACCGCAACGAGGCTCTTGCTTGCAAGCCGCCGCGTTGCGGTTTGTTTGTGGCACGCCGCAACACCAACACAGCCGCATCTGAGCGCTTTGTTGATTTACAGATGCTGCAAAATAGTGGAATATGCAGAAGATTAACGGCAAATGCGAGGCGCGGTATGGATGACCGACAGTCGGATATCACTAGGCAGTATGCCCTGCATATGCAGAAGCAGCTTGTGCAGCACTGCCTTGCCCCCTGGCCCCGCCGTGGCCGCACCCTGCTTGAGGTGAACTGCGGGCGCGGCGAGCTGTTGCCCCTGCTGTGGGAATACGGTTTTGACATGACCGCCACGGAGCACACCCCCGAGTTGCGGGCAGAGGCGAGCCGCATGGCTGACCGCGCAGAAGTGCTGGCCGCCGCTGATGATCACCTGCCCTTTGATGATGACGAATTTGACTGGGTTGTGCTGCACCTTGCTTCACCCAGCGCCGAAAGCACACGCAAGGCCATAGCCGAGTCGCTGCGCGTGGCCTCCGCAGGCCTTGCCCTCACATTCTGGAACTCGGCTTCGCTTCCCTTTATGCTCCACCTGCTTGGTGGCCGCAAAACCGCATGGCCCGGCCCGACCTTCTGCTGGTGGCAGATATGGCGGACGCTCAGAAGCCTTTCGGCTGGCCGCATCAGCGGGGCAAGCGTTCTTGCCGCGCCGCAGGGCACCTGGAATGCATCATGCGCCCTTTCCGGTTGTAACAGGGTCTTGCCCTGGCTGCCCATGGGAGCATGGGGCATTATCCGTATCGACATGGCAAAATCCCGCCCGGTCACGCCGCTGCCTTTACGACTCGGACGCAGACGTATGCGCCGCGCAGAGCCTG harbors:
- a CDS encoding RidA family protein, which produces MSKEAISTSKAPGAVGPYSQGIKTGNMFFFSGQIPIDPAIGKLVEGDVSAQAEQACKNVMALLESQGLTAANVVKTTVFITDMGNFAAVNDVYKKYFTAPCPARSCVEVSKLPLGAQVEIEAIATL
- a CDS encoding methyltransferase domain-containing protein, yielding MDDRQSDITRQYALHMQKQLVQHCLAPWPRRGRTLLEVNCGRGELLPLLWEYGFDMTATEHTPELRAEASRMADRAEVLAAADDHLPFDDDEFDWVVLHLASPSAESTRKAIAESLRVASAGLALTFWNSASLPFMLHLLGGRKTAWPGPTFCWWQIWRTLRSLSAGRISGASVLAAPQGTWNASCALSGCNRVLPWLPMGAWGIIRIDMAKSRPVTPLPLRLGRRRMRRAEPVLECGHKSQAKAADTERKAP